From Canis lupus baileyi chromosome 16, mCanLup2.hap1, whole genome shotgun sequence:
tcttttaggattttctgaGCTTAAAATACATGTGCTAAGTCTAAAGAAGATAATCATTAAGCAATTACATACACAGTTTTATAGATTAGATAGTCATCTACATCTGACATTTAAATGGTAGTGCAGTCTTTTGGAGTAGGTGAGTTTTTCTTTGTGGTATATGTAGCATTATAAGAGAACAGTGTCTAAGAAAAAGCCATGGAACGTCAACATGAAGAGActgacaaaacagaaagtaattaGAGTTAGTGAGGATGTCTGGTCAGTTAGGTATGAGAAAAACccaatatatatgtatctcaGAGGTAATAGGAGTATTTTATAAAAGGTGGAATATTGATAAAGAGAAGTGAAGAAAAGTCATTTCTGATCATAGAGATTCTGATCTTAGAATTTTGGATATAAATGGTAATTATTGTGATGAGAGTGATACCAAGTAACTTTACAGAACACTTAACAGATCATGTATCatagaaatatgtttatttttaaattcaggtttAATGGACACTgtaatttcttcttaaagataCTGAAGACAAAGCATGacagaaaagaatcaaactgtCGTCTCAGAATTTGTCCTCCTTGGCCTGCCCATTGATCCAGATCAGCGAGACCTGTTCTACGCCCTGTTCCTGGCCATGTATGTTACCACAATCCTGGGGAACCTACTCATCATTGTCCTCATTCACCTGGACTCGCACCTCCACACACCCATGTATTTGTTTCTCAGCAATTTATCcttctctgacctctgcttctcttctgtcaCAATGCCCAAGTTGCTGCAGAACATGCAGAGCCAAGTCCCGTCCATCCCCTATGCTGGCTGCCTGACCCAAATgtacttcttcctgttttttgGAGATCTGGAGAGCTTCCTCTTGGTGgccatggcctatgaccgctatgtggccatctgcttCCCCCTACACTACACCACCATCATGAGCCCCAAGCTCTGTTTCTCCCTGTTGGTGCTGTCATGGGTGCTGACCATGTTCCATGCTGTATTACACACTCTGTTAATGGCCAGATTGTGTTTTTGTGCCAACACAATCCCCCACTTTTTTTGTGATATGTCTGCTCTGCTGAAGCTGGCCTGCTCTGACACTCAAGTTAATGAGTTGGTGATATTTATCATGGGAGGGCTCATTCTCGTGATCCCATTCCTGCTCATCATCACGTCTTATGCACGGATTGTGTCCTCCATCCTCAAGGTTCCTTCTGCCATAGGCATCTGCAAGGTCTTCTCCACCTGTGGCTCCCACCTCTCAGTGGTGTCTCTCTTCTATGGGACAGTTATTGGTCTCTATTTATGCCCATCAGCTAATAATTCTACTGTTAAGGAGACTATCATGGCTATGATGTACACTGTGGTCACCCCCATGCTGAACCCCTTCATCTACAGCCTGAGGAATAAAGACATGAAGGGAGCCCTGAGAAGAGTCATTTGTAGAAAGAAAATTACCTTCTCTGTGTGATGGTAACATTTGATACTTTTACATATTTCTATCTAGGAGATATAATAATATTGGAATACTATTCCAGATGTTTTCTCTTACCATGGAAAGCCTGTAGAAATGGTACGGTAAATAATTATTCAATATGTAAAAGAGGTACAGTGGAGCTGTGGAGCTGAACTAGGGAAGAGGGGTCTTGGTGACCTGCTGGCTAAGCTCTCCTCTTTATGTTCCCCAGGAGATTCTGGCAAAGTGTATTTTAAGAACTCCTGTTTTAAATGACCTTCATGCCTTACATTCTTTAACTAATTTATGggagactattttattttattttattattttattttatttttttaaataaatgtatattttattggtgttcaatttaccaacatacagaataacacccgtgctcatcccgtcaagtgcccccctcagtgcccgtcacccattcacccccaccccctgccctttccccttccaccacccctagttcgtttcccagagttaggagtctttatgttctgggaagactacttttttttaaagccagaacTCTGTTTTGATTgtggtataatttaaaaaagattctttatACTTTTACATCAATACTAAATGAGGTCCAACATCtccacctcccagcctccctcttAATGTCTCCTACTTACCTCTCTCTGCATGAGATTCACATCATTTTATCTCTTAACAatactcccccccacacacacacatatttattttcatgtccaCTCTGTTTTCTGACCTGGCCTGATCTGAAATGGATTTTTCTAGCCCTTgactataagaaaatattttgcctttACCTGAGAATAACCAAAACCCATGGGACCTAAAATGTATTTCCCCAGGAATGGGGAAAGAAGCTGGAAGCTGGTAAACAAGTTCAGAGTTTAAGGATGCCTCTTTTCTGTTTGGTGTTGTGGACCTTATAAAAGAAGTTTGTGTCTATGTTTTTATCCTTCCCTCAACCTCATGACAATTCCAAGGAATAGAGAAGATATGGTACAATTTCATAGATTGAAAAGCATGATGTTCAATTACTTGTCAAGTCACACAGTGTGACAATCGTTGAGTCTATGTAAGATCCCAGACTAAGTGATTCTAtgatttcttctcattctctttcaatttagaaagaaagagggaagcctTTAAAAGACAAAACCGTCATCTCCATTTATGGTATGGACTAGTTTTCCAACTCAGTCCATTTGTGTCCTCAGTTGTCCCCTCTAAGCGATGGCATCCAAACCTACCACTTTCATCCTCGAATACATTCTAGTGAGCTCCACATCTCTATCTGAAGCCAAGACTTTCCTCCAGAGTTTCAAACTGTTATTGTCATGTGCCCTTTGGACATATCCACTTGAGGCTCTATGAACAGTTCAAGCTCAACATGCACAAACAATATTGATTCTTTATGTTCTCTCAAGTCTACtctttgtcctttattctatATCTTCATTTATGATGTCACCTTCTACCCAGTTACCTGAACAGCcagttctgtatatatatatatatatatatatctccacagAAGTAGATTATACAATATTGCATGgcacattttcatttaatatggTATTTCTTGAGATAGTTTATTATATGCATGAGACAGCTAAGGTAACACTAGTTCCTATAATGGATAAATTCTGAAATCTCAGTGCCATCATACAACAGATACATAGTGacaagaaaaaagattaatatttatattaatgtaCTTTCTTCTATAAGTTTcctttataatgaaaaaattcattaaaaagagaatgaaaaatagacCCTATTCTCAATAGCAATGAAATTTATGTGCAAGAATataagaagaaaactttaaaacttaacTGAGAGATAAAAAGAATACCACAATAGGTGGACATATACAATgaccctggatggctcatttaattaattaattgattaattaattaattgaacaattttaaaaatattttatttatgagagagagagagagagagagaggcagacacaggtagagggagaagcaggctccatgcaggaagcccgacatgggactcgatcctggttctccaggatcacgccctgggctgaaggcggtgctcaaccacttagccaccgggctgcccttgggtggctcattttattttattttattattttaaaaaagattttatttatttattcatgagacacacagagagaaagagaggcagagacaca
This genomic window contains:
- the LOC140606096 gene encoding olfactory receptor-like protein DTMT encodes the protein MTEKNQTVVSEFVLLGLPIDPDQRDLFYALFLAMYVTTILGNLLIIVLIHLDSHLHTPMYLFLSNLSFSDLCFSSVTMPKLLQNMQSQVPSIPYAGCLTQMYFFLFFGDLESFLLVAMAYDRYVAICFPLHYTTIMSPKLCFSLLVLSWVLTMFHAVLHTLLMARLCFCANTIPHFFCDMSALLKLACSDTQVNELVIFIMGGLILVIPFLLIITSYARIVSSILKVPSAIGICKVFSTCGSHLSVVSLFYGTVIGLYLCPSANNSTVKETIMAMMYTVVTPMLNPFIYSLRNKDMKGALRRVICRKKITFSV